The nucleotide sequence ATAGAGCTGTAATTACTTCCGTATACTTGGTATCAAAAGACGCTACGCGATTCCAGTTTTTATATGTTCACTTTATCGATTCCAGTTTTTACATTTGTTGATCATGAATTTGACAAGATGCATGGATATGATCATGGAACAGGGATGGAGGAATAAAGGGACTATTCGCAAGAGTCGGTCCACGTGTTGCACGTGCAGGCCCATCAGTGGAGTAATTAACACATATTAGTCATCATCATAAAAAAAACTGACCCTACCTAACCCGACctgacccgaaacccgttctaaCCCGGACCTGTTTCGatccgaaccaaaacaaccctttttataAATGACCCGTTTTGACTCGAACCTGTTTTGACCCacgacccgacccgtttgccaggtctgtCTCTAATATTCTATATACATGCATATTCACATAAAACCAGTTAACACCACTACTAGAATGTAATACTAATGCTCCTGTTGTAATTTTTTCAGAGAATGGTTTCTGTTGTGATACCCTTAACTCTAAGCACCTCATTTTGGTTTAGGGTCAAAATAATCAGATTTGGACTCAAGCAAAGATGGAAAACTGACGGTTGAAATAAGTAGAAGTTACCAAATGGCAATAATTACTTTAAATAAACCTGATTACACATATGGTCCCTGTGGTTATTTAAGGGTAAAACAGTCATTTAACTCAAACTAAACAGAATTTTTAACGTCTGTTGGCCTTAATACCCCAAAGtcttacaaaattgaaaccatagaacccgAATCCGTTACaaaaaaagttagtacctaaAAGGTGTTATTTTAGGTAATCCACAGGGACTATGGGACTATCTGTGTAATTAACTATTAAGAAGATAGTTTAAAGTTAAGATTAGATGTTAGACTTACCATGACATATTGCCATAATTCTTCCTTTCTTTCCTTACCAACTTTCGGCCAAGTGGTATAAGTTATGGGAATCATAGTTCTTGCTACCAATCCCTCAAAAGTAGAGAGTGCTACTGATTCCTTTCCAATTGGGACACCCTTTTTATTGTAGGTAATTATAAGTTTCCCTTTACTAGATTTTGACTTTATTGTTGGACCTCTTTGTGATTTGTTCTCTTCAGCATGATCTGATCTGAGTCAGAATTCGATTCCATGTCACAAAAAAAGAACCTGTTTCAACAAATACATAATAAGTAGTTATAGCATGGTGTCAATCGAAATTAAGTAATAAATACACAATAACTAGTTACAAAATTAAGTAATAGAAACACAATAATATAACTAAGTAAAAAAGACAAATCCCATGCGATTTGCAATCTTCATCATGATCCGAATCAGAATTAGGTAATTAAAACATCAAATTAATCGCAAAATTCTCAAATTCAAACAATTCAGACATAATTAATCACATCTAAGAActgaaataaaaacacaaaaactaCAGATTTAATTATTCACGAAATAGTTTAAACTAATATGCCCTCGCCATCCACGCGCATACACGAAAAATCATCGTCAAGGTCTACCAAACCGGAGTACTGTGAAACATCAATAGTAGCATCAAATGCCAACATATCATCAATTTCACCACTTGCTCCATACTTGTACATCTTATGTGGTGTAAAACCAACAACAGATAAATTCTTATCTTGTTGATCTTGAACATAAAAAACTTGTTTGGCTTGACTAGCTAATATGAAGCGGTCAGGCTGGTGACCAAGCCTATCAAAGTTAACCACTGTGAATCCAAAATCATCCTTTTTTACTCCACGACTATCAGCCCAATCACACATGAAAACGGGAAGGGTAAACATGCGATAATCAAGATCCCATATCTCCTTTATACGACCAAAGTAAGTAACAGCGCCATAAACAGGATTGGAGTCTTTTGCACTAGCAATCTGCATAGCATGTGCAACTAAAGATACTCCACTACATTGAGTTGTTTTAGATTCATCTCGAGATGTTGTATGGAACCGATACTCATTTATGGCAAAACCAGTATATTTAGCAACAGCAAAACTAGGCCCTTTGGCCAACCAACGAACAGTGTCACAAACATCTTCCGCATTAGCCAAACGTTTTTCAACCTATTGGAAATAGAATTAATGTAAatcaaacaaaattatttaaaatattGTAGTTCTAACAATCTTATTAAAAACAAACCTCGTTCTTAAACCAACTAATAAATGTTCGACTGTGTTGGCCTTGCAACCATGTACTATTTCGAGAGGCACGTGGGTTGTGATTCTTCAATTCCAACATATGTTGCCTGGAATATAGTAGAAGTTTAAAGAAGCATTATGTATCAGATAAAGTACATAAAATATAGAGTTTAATGTAATTCTTACTCTATATACGGCTCCACACTAGCAGTGTTTCGTAATACATAAAGATGAGCTTGATCAAGTAACTTAGCATCCACAACCTCAATcatagccccccccccccccgataaAGGCTTGCCTGTGCAGATTCTTTCATCAACACGTTCATAAGGATTACCAATTGACTTCATGTTTTTAAAGTAGCCCGAGCAAAATTCTAAGGCTTCCTCTACCACATAACATTCTGCAATGCAACCCTCGGGTCGATGATGATTTCGTACATACCCTTTGAGTGTTTTCATGTATCTCTCAAATGGATACATCCACCTAAAATGAACCGGGCCACATAGCCTAACCTCTCTAACTAAATGCACCATCAAGTGAATCATGACATCGAAAAATGAAGGAGGAAAATACTTCTCTAACAAACACAAAGTCAATACGATGTCACTTTGCAGCTTTCCTAGTTTActaacatcaacaactttactaCACAACTTGTTGAAGAAATGACATAAGCTTATGATTGTTTTCCTCACTTTCTCATGTAACACCCCTTTGATTGCAAAAGGGAGAAGTTGTTGCATCAGTACATGACAATCATTAGACTTCAAGCCATTCATCTTTGAAACATCATCAGAGACGAGATTTTTGAAGTTGGAGCAATACCCATCAGGCACTTTTATGTTAGACAAGGTATCGTAAAATAGACGTTTCTCCGAGTAATTCAATGTGTAGCACGCAGGAGGAAGCAAAAGTCGATTCCCGTTTAGTTGAGGTTGTAATTCAGACTTAATGCCTAACTCCTCAAGATCTTGTCGTGCATTTAATCCATCCTTCGTCTTGTGGGGTAAATTCAACAATGTCCCATAAACACTCTCACACACATTTTTTTCTATGTGCATAACATCTAACTGGTGACGAACAAGCAACTTCTTCCAATATTCAAGTTCAAAAAAAATTGACTTTTTATTCCACAATTTAGCTCTTTCATCGATACTTTCTTTTTCCTTCTTTGAAGTTTTCTTCTTTGGTGTTTTCTTCTTTGACGTTTGCTTCCTTGACGTTTCCTTCTTTGTCTTTTTCTTCTTACCCCATGTATTCTCAAACCCCGTCAGAGAGTCGTAAATTTCTTCGCCTGATAATGGGTTTTTTATAATATCATTCTCTTGTTGATTGTTGAAATCTTTTTTTCTTTTACGAAAAGGATGTTCAAGTGGGAGAAATCTTCTATGGCCAAGAAAGCATACTTTTTTGGACTTTGGCAACCATTGTGAACAAGTATTCTCCGAACATATTGGACAAGCATAATAACCCTTGGTAACACACCCCGAAAGATTACCATATGCGGGAAAGTCATTTATAGTCCAGAGTAATATTGCTCTTAGATTGAAGTATTCTTTCTTATAAGCATCAAACGTTTTAACGCCAGTTTCCCATAAGAGTTTTAGATCTGCTATCAATGGTGCCAAGTAGACATCAATATTGTTACCAGGTTGGTTTGGCCCTGATATCAATAGAGTCAACATCATGAATTTTCTTGACATACACAAATAAGATGGAAGATTATATGTTATTAGGATAACCGGCCAACAGCTATACGTAGAACTTAATGACTTGTGAGGATTGATACCATCAGCGGACAAGGCTAACCTAAGATTCCGATTTTCTTTTCCGAATTCTTTCCACGTGTTGTCAACAAGCTTCCAAGAGGGGGAATCACGAGGATGAGATAGCTTACCATTATTGACCGGACCTTGTGCATACCAAGTTAAGTCATGTGCAATTTCCGGTGATGAAAACATTCTTTTAAATCTAGGGATGGGAGGAAAATACCACAAAACTTTTGAAGGCAAGTTTTGGGTATTCTTCTTCCAACGAGATGTGCCACAAGATGGACACTGAGAAGCATCCTTATGTTCTTTCCAGAGAATAGAACACAGTCATTTTCACATGCATGAATCTTTTCATACTGTATACCTACTCCTTTTAGCAACTTCTTGGCCTCATATATCGATGTAGGAATTGTATTGTTTGATGGTAAGATATCTTTTAGGACACCCAACAAAGCGTCAAAACTAGCATCAGACCAGCCAAATTGACCTTTCAAATGTTGAAATTTCAATAATCCACTGAGTGCATTATACTTTGACCCAACGTAAAGTGGTTTATCACATTCTTCAAGAAGTGATTTCAATGAATCGGGTTCATTCTCTACATAATTGAAGGCATCATGTAGCATTTCCTTTGTATTAATAAAGTCAGGAGGTCTAGATTCATTAGGGCATCTAGAATCAAGCTTCGGAAGTTTTTCTCCATGAAAAGACCAGACCGTATAACTTTCATCAAAACCGTGGGCAAACAAATGATAACGCACATCATCAATAGAGCGGTGACACAAATTGATACAATTTACACAAGGACATGGAATAACATCCAATTGAGGATTATTACTTTGCGCAAACTCTAAAAACGCTTCCACGCCTTTGTCATATGCATTTGATAATCTATCTGACGAAATCCATGATTTATCCATGACCATTTGTCACTAGCTAGTTATTCACCATGACAAAAAACAAAATCAAACTTCAAACCTAAATAATAACTTATAAAACAGAATACAAAATTTAGGTAACAAGTAAGAACATAACAAGCACAAAACTGCTAACAATTTAGGTGGCCCATTTAATCCTTAACTTGCAtgtttaaaagattataaaactCAGGTGGATGTTTTGTTGATTTCTATTGGTATCATATTTTACCTAATAGATTTGGATGTGATTCTTTTTAAGGATGCCATTTTTTTGTATTGTAGAGTTTAAAGTGTCATTCAGTATATTATAGTGTGGTGAAACTTTTTGTAGTTAATAACGAGCAAAAAGTCACGTGCTGTTCAATTGTATTCACAAGTAGACACTTAAGGTGATTAATCTGATGTGGTTGTTTCCCAATTGAAATCACAAGTAGACATCTAATGTTACTTTGTATATGCCGAATATCGCTAAGAAATTCTGATCCATATAGATAAAAGTCTACAAAAGCTTGTCCTCCTAAGTCCTATCCAAGTGAAGGTTGGTATCCAATATCCAGGGCCGGCCCATGGGCCATTCAAGTAAAGCGAGGGCTTTGGGCCACCAAAATTTTGAGGCCtccatttaaaattaaaaaaaaaattatacttgAATTTAATGtgaatattaatattaaatttgcTGGCATATGCAACAATTGCTGTTGTACTGTAGTGGTAAGGAACCCCAAGTGTCTTCGCCAAGACACAGGTTCGACCCCATGCagtatgtttttttaattttgatttgTTATTTTTTAAGGGGACAAGCCTCTTGAAGATGATATAATTGCAGGGTCAGTTGGGGTGGTGTAGTTGAGTTTCCTTTGAAACTATGTTTTCAAAGTTGGTGACTATTAATGTTGGTTTGTTCCATGATTATTACAGCGAAACAAAGAGAAGGGAAATAATAGGTACAAACTACAATTATGTTCCTCCTTTTGTTATTTGCTTTCTATATTTCTATGTTTAATTAAAATCGGAAGTATAAAGTTGGTTGTTTAAATATGTTAAATTATTCGGAAAGGGCCTCAAGTTTTATTTCGCTTTGGGCCTCAAAATATGTTGAGCCGGCCCTGCCAATATCCATGCCCAACTTCAATTTCTGTCTTTCACCTTTAGAAAGATGTTGAAATTGAAGAGGAAACCTATTTAATGCAAAAATTTCCAAGTTTTGTTGACGTGTATTGCTGGGTTGGTGGAGATCTGTTGGTCTATTCAGAAACAAACTGGCCTCGTTAATCACGAGTTAATAGTTACTATTTTGTGAGATCAGAGTCATCAGGGATAGAGaagattcaagaatcaagatGAATGGTAACACAGGTGTTACACTATTATAGGGTGGGTCTGGACCCTCGAGTTTTTTAAAAAATGGAAAGGGAGGGAAACAAAGAGAAACGTTGGGGGTTGTAAACTAATCGACACAGGTATATGACAAGGCAAAAATGGATTAATATAATATTTGTTATGATCTCAATCCCACCTACTTAATATCCAGACAAAAGACAGTGGACACACATGTTGGGTTTAATCTTGATGTTACGGGTCGTGTATGGGTCAAGCCGGTCATGGGTCAGCATGATTAACGGGTCGCGGATTTTGTAAATGGGTTCCCAAACAGTTAACGGTTAATTGGTATGGAATTGGTCTAGGGCCGACCTGGATTCAAGGAAGCGCACGTGAAAAATAAACTTAATTTGACCGAGTATGCAGGAGGAATAAGTCGTGCAGTTTACGTGGATTGtttaatgtgttttttttttctatataagCAAGATTTGAGTGTAGTTTCTATTTATCACTTGTAAAATTTCTCTTGAAGTTTAATATACAGAAAATCGTTACAACTGTGTGTGTTTGTGAGGGGCCTAAACGAGAGTCGAGAAACGAGAGCGGGTGAAGACAGTGTTCTCCGTTTTGAGAGTCGATTCCGAAAAGAGGGGAGCAGTCTTCTAAACTACGGAACTGAGAAGATAAAGAGAACGAGAACAACGGTGTTAGCAAACCTGTAGAAGAGATCTAAGTGAACAAAATTTCGTGTGATACGGTTGAGAAGAGGTTCTACGTGAACGTGATTGTGTTCTGTGTGAACAAAAAGTGCAGACAAATCTGTGTGATTCATTGGTGTCGATCGATATTGTCGAGGGGACTAAAAAAAGGGAGAAGAATTCTATGTGAATTATGCAAGAAGAACCTGTGTGGTTCGAGCTAATCACTTTAAATGAAGTGATAAGAAGTGTTGAAAAATAGCTGTGATCGTTTCTGTGTGTTAGCGATCAGATCAGTTAGGCAGGTTTCTGGGTGAAATCAGAAGGCAAGAGGAACATTAGAGGAGAGCAACAGGCAAGGAGAATTGATCAAAGTTCAGTGGTCGACTAGAAAAAGCATGGTTTGGCGTATGTTTTATGTAGAAAAGAATTAAGAAAAGGGGTAAAGAATCTAAGTGATTCTTTGTGAATCTAAAAGCAAACAGATGGGAGGAGGTGAATGCATTTCATAAAAGGAATGTTATGAAAGTTAGCTATGGAGGAGTTTAGACGGAGATGGTGGTCCGATCGGCAGCAAacgatggttgtgagaagcagtGATCGGGAAACGACGTACCAGTGTGCTTCAGTGCTCTGAACCGTGGGTCTGTATCGGGCTGAAACAGTCTCGAGTGTCACTGAAATAGAGCTGTTTCGAGCTGCATTGATGACGAAGCAGTACCAGGTGATGGTGTATACGGCTACCAAAAATGGGTGAGTAAGAATACAGCTAAAAGCGAGTTTAAAGAAGTGATTTAGCAAGAAACGAATCAGATGTTTGTGAACTGATACTCTTTCGTGGTTAGTAAGACTTAAAATATGTCTTGATGCTGCTCATGGTCATGGTCTGGATTAACTCCATAATCATGCGAGGAAGCATCAAGCAATAATCCATGGAGATATAAAAAGCGCAAATATTTTGTTGGATTGCGATTGGGTCGCTAAAATTTCTGATCTTGGACTCTCCAAGTTAAGTTTAGCAGGTCTAGACAGAAGTACTGCTATCTCCATTAGATGTGGCACACTGGGCTTATATTGAACCAGAATACTATGTTAACTGTACGCTGAAAAAAGAATCagatgtatatttttttttggtaTGGTGCTACTTAAAATTTTGTGTGGGAGGTTGTGTTACGTAAGAGACCGTGGTGGCTTTCAGTTATCAGACTACTACTATAAAATGGATAAATTACACACGGTTATTAATCCTAACTTAAGGGGGGAAATAAGTTATGACTCCCTTTTAAGATTTAAATCAATTGCAAAGGGATGCTTGCATAGAGATAGAAAGCAGTGTCTTCCTATATATCGTGTTGTGAAAGAGCTTGAAACTTCCCTATGTGTGCATTTAATTTGCAGTTCGTCAAATAACAGTAACATCCATCAAACAATGCAAACTCAAGTGGGACTATAACTTCAACACATGCTTCATGATTAAAATTGTGATGTAATCTATGAAATTACGATGGTATAAAATTTCTCCAAATATACTTTTGTATAATTATCAAAACCCTAACTAACATATTATGAGACATATTCTACATTACAAAAACCCTAGCTACATATTTTAAGCAGATGATGTAAACCATTAATGGATTAAACTCGCAATTCAgaaacactaaaaaataaaacTCGCAATTCATAAGCAGGTGATGTAAACAGATGAAATTTACCGGCGGTTGTTTTCCGGCGGTTGCAGTGGTGCGATTCGTTGTTTTCCGGCGGTTGCAGTGGTGAAGCGGCCTGGCGTTTGAAGTTCAATTTTGATTCTCCGTCTATGTTGAAGTTGAATTTTGATGTGACTGAGTGTTTTAACTGATTGATAAATTAGAGAGAATTCCGGGAAGTGGGTGTGGGAGTTAATAGAAAAGATTGAAGTTCAAAAtgatgatttttttattttattttagaggGGCGGGAATTATAAAAAGGGGGGTGTTCTTTGGGCAGGGTGACAATGGGTTAGGTTTGGGTCGGGTATTCGTAATTCCATATCCATAACCGGTTATAAAATCGTGTTTCATACCCGACCCAATATCTGTGgggtatttgtcgggtaattacccgttgggtatcgggtatacctACGGGTATCGGGTATACTCAGTAGTTTGTTAAAAGAAAAGACGTTGAGATTTTCAAATCcatttttttactattataattattatgtaattttatttatacaacaactattataaattaaaaatgtaTATTACATATATATAAGTTTTATTATGAACTAGTGTGTAACCCCGCGTTGCATGTGTGGGGGTCGTAAAACCGTGTTAAGTAGTAAACAAACAATGATCTAGTAAAACAAAAACGCGAATCTATATTGTAACGTGACGTAAAGCTGGCGTAGAACACGTTACACATTCTCTTCGCATTGcggtgaaaattcagtttgttcggttcgttacaGTATCACTATGGTACCAACATTCAGTATAGCAAACCAATAAGAAAACTCAAAAAAATAAGTCATAAATCAGTTCAATTCACCGCAATAATGGTATACAAATACATAGCATCAATATTAACTttgttatttttaaataaataaagataaTACAAAAGTCATGACTACATTACATATAGAGATCGTAAATTTCTTTTAGTCAGCTATTAAGAATCCTGATGATTACATTACATAAGAGATCATAAATTTCTTTTAGTCGGCTATTTGGGATCACTGAGCCAGCCCATTTCAGTTTTCTACTTTAAGTCCTCTATTTTGGATCATTAAACTAGCCCATTTCATTTTTTCTCATTGGCCCAACATCCATGGCCCAACACTGTAGCTAAGACCTACTCTAAttgttatatataataattaataataactttataatcCTTATACCTTATAtgtatacccgtcgggctcgggtatttttgTCATCCCTATCTTTGGGTTTGGTTCTCAGGTTTCGGGTTTTTTAGTCACTTTAACTGATAACCGAACCGTATTAGATTCGGGTAAATGTTTCTCGGGTTAGTTCCCTTCTTCATCTACAACCAGTGCCtcccatccaccaccaccattacCACCGTATAAACCCTAACCACTATCCAAACACACAAATCCGCCATGAAACCTTCAATGAAGATAAGAGATGAACAAAAACCTCTATTCCTAGCAAAAATACATCTCAAATCTGGCGGCTAGGGTTTCATTCGACGGTGGGACGCCGGATCTATGGGGTTGGGGTTTCTGTGGTGGGGTTGTTGGTAGTCAGATGAGGGTGGTGCGGTGGGGTTGTTGGTGGTCAGATGAGGGTGGTGCGGTGGGGTTGGTGGTTGTCGGCAAGTGGGGGTTGTGGTGGTCGGCAGGTTGGGGCGGCTGTTGAAAGAAGAATTGTGGAGGTGGTGGCTGATGTTCTGATGAAGAAAATGGAGATAGTTGTGGGAGAtaataaagagagagagagagagagagagagagagagagagagagaggggtagtactgtttgtgtgtgtgtttagagTGGGAAagatttttaattttataaatatattagtttttaatatattaaacatattttattttttatttaaaagatTTTCAAATAAATGGGTAGAAAGACAAAACTACCCCGTTTGACTAGAATTTAACAAGAAATATTAACTGAGTTAGTCCTATAAAGGGCAAAACCTGTCAAAATATGTTGAAAATGACACCGACTGAAAAATGatattaagataaaggacaaaacctTCATTGGGTTCAGATAATTCAGGTACGATAGTTTTTCAGGTCGGGTGATGTTAGGTTCGGGTTTTGAATACCCCATAAATttataagactatggggtatggggcgggggttgggtacaaacgcccaagtcaccacgccgggtgggcttgggttttggcatggccccttgggcggggttTCAGCCCCggcgttgggcatgcctagcggtcctccgtggccggctctcattggctggttGGCTAGGTCATAGCGGCtatgtttaaaatttaaaaaataaccgtttggccaagccaaaaGGTTCACCCAACTCGCTATAAAACCCCCAACCCCACCGCATGTCCACATCGCTATC is from Helianthus annuus cultivar XRQ/B chromosome 9, HanXRQr2.0-SUNRISE, whole genome shotgun sequence and encodes:
- the LOC110880131 gene encoding uncharacterized protein LOC110880131 isoform X1; protein product: MFSSPEIAHDLTWYAQGPVNNGKLSHPRDSPSWKLVDNTWKEFGKENRNLRLALSADGINPHKSLSSTYSCWPVILITYNLPSYLCMSRKFMMLTLLISGPNQPGNNIDVYLAPLIADLKLLWETGVKTFDAYKKEYFNLRAILLWTINDFPAYGNLSGCVTKGYYACPICSENTCSQWLPKSKKVCFLGHRRFLPLEHPFRKRKKDFNNQQENDIIKNPLSGEEIYDSLTGFENTWGKKKKTKKETSRKQTSKKKTPKKKTSKKEKESIDERAKLWNKKSIFFELEYWKKLLVRHQLDVMHIEKNVCESVYGTLLNLPHKTKDGLNARQDLEELGIKSELQPQLNGNRLLLPPACYTLNYSEKRLFYDTLSNIKVPDGYCSNFKNLVSDDVSKMNGLKSNDCHVLMQQLLPFAIKGVLHEKVRKTIISLCHFFNKLCSKVVDVSKLGKLQSDIVLTLCLLEKYFPPSFFDVMIHLMVHLVREVRLCGPVHFRWMYPFERYMKTLKGYVRNHHRPEGCIAECYVVEEALEFCSGYFKNMKSIGNPYERVDERICTGKPLSGGGGAMIEVVDAKLLDQAHLYVLRNTASVEPYIEQHMLELKNHNPRASRNSTWLQGQHSRTFISWFKNEVEKRLANAEDVCDTVRWLAKGPSFAVAKYTGFAINEYRFHTTSRDESKTTQCSGVSLVAHAMQIASAKDSNPVYGAVTYFGRIKEIWDLDYRMFTLPVFMCDWADSRGVKKDDFGFTVVNFDRLGHQPDRFILASQAKQVFYVQDQQDKNLSVVGFTPHKMYKYGASGEIDDMLAFDATIDVSQYSGLVDLDDDFSCMRVDGEGILV